A single genomic interval of bacterium harbors:
- a CDS encoding TolC family protein, protein MKSFISKVIVFIGVSFCLAPTAFSKTLVLNFAQCADMALHNNEQIKAADQDIKLSKAKLSQAKPGMIPVVKYEHRLAPVPGDIDDSAGSFFGGDISIFNNFKIEMGSAVSSFGKIKTAQELAKIGINASWFQKSKKADEIILKTYQIYQGILLARELNHLTDEATDAIQKKVKALENDQVKDQLTILKLKIALIEIQKQSLEAKKNEKLALEALKVQLNLDPTQNIALADGTLTRSAYSVRSLDYYLQKSKSSMPDYKLLQAGVSAKEKQIKLEKLNYAPNLGVGAFFDVGRAPGITGGGDENNFTNPFNFTKAGIGLQLKGELDVVKTKSKINQAKADYLQTSYKRNAALQGLELDVKKTYLTVQQNKTVLDYVSEEKKSSRQMVFLTKSNMDIGVGDQKDYVDALQSYMTYQGYEYQAIYNYNVALSELRAKAGDFYNTTSISDKIM, encoded by the coding sequence ATGAAGTCTTTTATATCAAAAGTTATTGTCTTTATTGGTGTTTCCTTTTGCTTAGCACCTACCGCTTTTTCTAAAACGCTTGTTCTCAATTTTGCCCAGTGTGCCGACATGGCACTTCATAATAACGAGCAAATAAAAGCTGCCGATCAAGACATTAAACTTTCTAAAGCCAAACTATCGCAAGCCAAGCCAGGGATGATTCCGGTTGTTAAATACGAGCATCGCTTAGCGCCTGTTCCGGGTGATATTGACGATTCGGCCGGTAGTTTTTTTGGTGGAGATATCAGTATTTTTAACAATTTTAAAATTGAAATGGGTAGTGCTGTAAGTAGTTTTGGGAAAATTAAAACAGCACAGGAATTGGCTAAAATTGGAATTAATGCTTCTTGGTTTCAAAAAAGTAAAAAAGCCGATGAAATAATTTTAAAAACCTATCAAATTTACCAAGGTATTTTGCTAGCTCGTGAACTCAATCATTTAACAGATGAAGCAACCGACGCCATTCAGAAAAAAGTAAAAGCATTAGAAAATGACCAAGTTAAAGATCAACTTACAATTTTAAAATTAAAAATAGCGCTTATTGAAATTCAAAAACAGTCTTTAGAAGCTAAAAAGAACGAAAAATTGGCTTTGGAGGCCCTAAAAGTACAGCTCAATCTTGATCCTACTCAAAATATAGCATTAGCTGATGGGACTCTAACACGCTCTGCCTATTCAGTAAGAAGCCTCGATTACTACCTTCAAAAATCTAAATCATCCATGCCCGATTACAAATTACTTCAAGCTGGTGTGAGTGCCAAAGAAAAGCAGATTAAACTTGAAAAATTAAACTATGCTCCCAATTTGGGTGTCGGTGCTTTTTTTGATGTGGGACGGGCTCCGGGGATTACCGGTGGCGGAGACGAAAATAATTTTACCAATCCTTTTAATTTTACTAAGGCTGGTATTGGTTTACAGTTAAAGGGCGAGTTAGATGTTGTTAAAACAAAATCAAAAATTAACCAAGCTAAAGCCGATTATTTGCAAACCAGCTACAAACGCAATGCCGCTCTTCAGGGATTGGAGCTTGATGTAAAAAAAACGTATCTTACTGTACAGCAAAACAAAACGGTTTTAGATTATGTATCTGAAGAAAAAAAATCGTCACGGCAGATGGTTTTTTTAACTAAAAGTAACATGGATATTGGGGTAGGGGATCAAAAAGATTATGTTGATGCACTTCAGTCTTATATGACCTATC